A window from bacterium encodes these proteins:
- a CDS encoding VOC family protein — protein sequence MTIKRLDHVSVVVDDLAAAIAFFTALGMSIEGEAPVEGPWVDRVNGIENVQVDIVMMRTPDGHGRLELTKFRNPKLVAIEPAIAPPNALGLRSIMFAVESVDDTVARLRVNGAELIGEVAQYQDLYRLCYMRGPAGIIVALAEELF from the coding sequence ATGACGATCAAGAGATTGGACCACGTCAGCGTCGTCGTCGACGACCTTGCAGCCGCTATCGCTTTTTTCACCGCGCTCGGCATGTCGATCGAAGGCGAGGCGCCGGTCGAGGGCCCGTGGGTGGACCGCGTCAACGGGATCGAAAATGTCCAAGTCGACATCGTGATGATGCGGACCCCAGACGGGCACGGGCGGCTTGAACTGACGAAGTTTCGCAATCCAAAACTGGTCGCGATCGAACCAGCGATCGCACCGCCAAACGCGCTGGGCCTCCGGAGCATCATGTTTGCCGTCGAAAGCGTCGACGACACTGTCGCTCGCCTGCGCGTCAACGGCGCCGAACTGATCGGCGAGGTGGCCCAGTACCAGGACCTGTATCGACTCTGCTACATGCGAGGCCCTGCTGGCATCATCGTCGCGCTGGCCGAGGAACTCTTCTGA
- a CDS encoding TolC family protein, giving the protein MSLRLTLTALALASTVAVPLSAQAAPSLTLSEAIATAQRNNLSVAASEAKITQAKRQIDQTYAGLYPQLTLTSSAINYNIIDSNALIMGGLGGLGGAGGMGGMGGMGGMGMGGLSGAAGMGGSFGLIQNSVSVSQVLFDGFQTASALKIADASVKMSEVDRGNQLRKSAYDTAKGYLQVLKATSLREVALRSLEQAQAHVEAARIKERAGTGTRFEVLQAEAQLANIQGQLRSATNNVELARLSLGTTMGEPVGDRRLASEIALPRLDVAMNLDLQTAIENRPEYQTLVLKRRIDEATVDLNRKANLPKAQAQAQYSQQGLGTGRNFMLMAGLSWTVLDWGKADAKVSSSELDLAQTDFNLESARRNLSMDVQSSLLSRQDARDRVAISQKGLQVSQESYRMAQVRYNAGVGTGYEVIDAQTQLVQAQNNYVQATYDLQSAEVGLAQALGVDLSAAVNSAAQPKSSLELTKNSPELIKKGN; this is encoded by the coding sequence ATGAGCCTTCGCCTGACCCTTACGGCGCTCGCGCTGGCTAGCACGGTCGCCGTGCCCCTTTCCGCACAGGCTGCCCCCTCGCTCACCCTGAGCGAGGCGATCGCGACCGCCCAGCGTAACAACCTCTCGGTCGCAGCGAGCGAAGCCAAGATCACCCAGGCCAAGCGCCAGATCGACCAGACCTACGCCGGCCTCTACCCCCAGCTGACCCTCACGAGCAGCGCCATCAACTACAACATCATCGACTCCAACGCCCTCATCATGGGGGGCCTTGGTGGGCTCGGTGGCGCCGGCGGAATGGGTGGCATGGGCGGGATGGGTGGCATGGGAATGGGCGGTCTTTCCGGCGCGGCCGGCATGGGCGGCTCGTTCGGCCTGATCCAGAACTCGGTCTCCGTCAGCCAGGTCCTCTTCGACGGCTTCCAGACCGCCTCGGCCCTCAAGATCGCCGACGCCAGCGTCAAGATGAGCGAGGTCGATCGCGGCAACCAGCTGCGCAAGTCGGCCTACGACACGGCCAAGGGCTACCTCCAGGTGCTCAAGGCCACCTCGCTGCGCGAGGTCGCGTTGCGCTCGCTCGAGCAGGCCCAGGCCCACGTGGAGGCCGCTCGGATCAAGGAGCGCGCCGGCACCGGCACCCGCTTCGAAGTCCTACAGGCCGAAGCCCAGCTCGCCAACATCCAGGGCCAGCTGCGTAGCGCCACCAACAACGTGGAACTTGCGCGCCTGAGCCTGGGGACGACCATGGGCGAGCCCGTGGGCGATCGCCGACTCGCATCGGAAATCGCGCTGCCCAGGCTCGACGTGGCCATGAACCTCGACCTGCAAACGGCCATCGAGAACCGGCCCGAGTACCAGACCCTGGTCCTCAAGCGCCGGATCGACGAGGCCACGGTGGATCTCAACCGCAAGGCCAACCTCCCCAAGGCCCAGGCGCAGGCCCAGTACAGCCAGCAGGGACTCGGCACCGGCCGCAACTTCATGCTGATGGCGGGCCTCTCCTGGACCGTCTTGGACTGGGGCAAGGCCGACGCCAAGGTCTCCTCCTCCGAGCTGGACCTGGCGCAGACCGACTTCAACCTCGAGTCCGCGCGCCGCAACCTGTCCATGGACGTCCAGAGCTCCTTGCTGAGCCGCCAGGACGCCCGCGACCGGGTGGCCATCTCCCAGAAGGGCCTCCAGGTCTCGCAGGAGTCCTACCGCATGGCGCAAGTCCGCTACAACGCGGGCGTGGGCACCGGGTATGAGGTCATCGACGCCCAGACCCAGTTGGTCCAGGCCCAGAACAACTACGTTCAGGCGACCTACGATCTGCAATCGGCCGAAGTCGGCCTCGCCCAGGCCCTCGGGGTCGATCTTTCCGCGGCCGTGAACAGCGCGGCCCAGCCCAAGAGCAGCCTCGAGCTGACCAAGAACAGCCCTGAGCTGATCAAGAAAGGAAACTAA
- the recJ gene encoding single-stranded-DNA-specific exonuclease RecJ — translation MTWHVRTADEAAVQRIASSLGLPRAIARVLWLRGLTSPETVKAFLSSRESLDFLANPPMTEGMERAVARIRRAVETQESMVVYGDYDCDGVTSSTLLYRYLARGMKANARAYLPDRFKDGYGVTPAAVERLAGEGVKLIVTCDNGISAHAAAEKARECGVDLIVTDHHQVPETLPETYAIVHPEVGFAHLKDLAGVGVAYMLTLALEKGFTARMEHFLDLVAIGTVADMVPLNGPNRSLVWAGIERMRTAKVLPGVKALGEITRTAWEEFGPQHIGFKFGPRLNAAGRLETPEIGFQLLATNDAAEARTLAQRLDAINADRRELNAELEATILARIERELDLDAEPFVLLADEAYHHGITGIVAGRIKERYRVPVLLFSHHGDGIWKGSGRSPEGLHLYEALHAARNHLIGFGGHAQAAGCSARGEALGPLREALNRHVREIGWTRPPDAVWLDAELPFSEATFELLSHLDGLEPFGQKNPAPVFGLKHARLIGKRQSGKRVALQIDDGREVREVVLWRQHAETPHEIEHHSGWVNLAYQPEINTYRDNRTLQLSVRRIDAAEPPPPIDLGLLAARPAALVEDRRGQMPAAVLAAFEPDVKVTMYANCADRHDLPEAVQQEMKRLKAGFACPGNGLGGTPGIVVCVDPPCDENAWTALRGSATRVVAAWEAMSETWELTPRWLQGFYQALAESPPIELRTLAMRRAPENPLMGLAAVAIFREAGILVERAREWALLCPPPAEIALRHLKSYQDAMEALAFRARISAAELGG, via the coding sequence ATGACCTGGCACGTCCGCACGGCCGATGAGGCGGCAGTGCAGCGGATCGCTTCGAGCTTGGGGCTGCCGCGTGCGATCGCGCGGGTCCTGTGGCTACGGGGCCTCACCTCCCCCGAGACGGTCAAAGCCTTCCTTTCGAGCCGGGAGAGCCTCGACTTCCTCGCCAATCCGCCCATGACCGAAGGGATGGAGCGCGCCGTCGCCCGCATCCGGCGCGCAGTCGAGACCCAGGAGTCCATGGTCGTCTACGGCGACTACGACTGCGACGGGGTCACGTCGTCTACCCTGCTCTACCGCTACCTCGCCCGCGGCATGAAGGCCAACGCCCGCGCATACTTGCCCGATCGCTTCAAGGACGGCTACGGGGTCACTCCCGCCGCCGTCGAACGCCTGGCGGGCGAAGGCGTAAAGCTGATCGTCACCTGCGACAACGGCATCTCGGCGCACGCAGCCGCTGAGAAGGCGCGCGAGTGTGGGGTTGACCTCATCGTCACCGACCACCACCAGGTCCCCGAGACCCTGCCCGAGACCTACGCCATCGTCCACCCGGAGGTAGGTTTTGCGCACCTCAAGGACCTCGCGGGGGTTGGCGTCGCCTACATGCTCACCCTCGCCCTCGAAAAGGGCTTCACCGCTCGGATGGAGCACTTCCTCGACCTGGTCGCCATCGGGACCGTGGCGGACATGGTGCCCCTCAACGGGCCCAACCGCTCGCTGGTCTGGGCGGGCATCGAGCGCATGCGCACCGCCAAGGTGCTCCCCGGCGTCAAAGCCCTCGGCGAGATCACTCGCACCGCCTGGGAAGAGTTCGGCCCCCAGCACATCGGCTTCAAGTTCGGCCCTCGCTTGAACGCGGCGGGCCGCCTCGAGACCCCCGAGATCGGCTTCCAGCTGCTCGCGACCAACGACGCGGCCGAGGCCCGAACCCTCGCCCAAAGGCTCGATGCCATCAACGCCGACCGGCGCGAGCTCAATGCCGAGCTGGAGGCGACCATCCTCGCGCGGATCGAGCGAGAGCTGGACCTGGACGCCGAGCCCTTTGTGCTGCTCGCCGACGAAGCCTACCACCACGGCATCACGGGGATCGTGGCCGGCCGCATCAAGGAGCGGTACCGGGTGCCGGTCCTGCTCTTCTCGCATCACGGGGACGGGATCTGGAAGGGCTCGGGCCGCAGCCCCGAGGGCCTGCACCTCTACGAGGCCCTGCACGCCGCCCGGAATCACCTGATCGGCTTCGGGGGACATGCCCAGGCGGCTGGGTGCTCAGCTCGCGGCGAAGCCCTCGGACCCTTGCGCGAGGCCCTCAATCGGCACGTCCGGGAAATTGGCTGGACGCGCCCGCCTGATGCTGTCTGGCTCGATGCTGAGCTGCCCTTTTCCGAGGCGACCTTCGAGCTGCTCAGCCACCTGGACGGCCTTGAGCCTTTCGGCCAGAAGAATCCGGCGCCCGTCTTCGGGCTCAAGCATGCACGGCTCATCGGGAAGCGGCAGAGCGGCAAGCGCGTGGCCCTCCAGATCGACGACGGCCGCGAGGTACGAGAGGTGGTGCTCTGGCGCCAGCATGCGGAGACGCCCCACGAGATCGAGCACCACAGCGGCTGGGTTAACCTCGCTTACCAGCCTGAAATCAACACCTACCGCGACAACCGAACGCTACAGCTCTCGGTCCGCCGGATCGATGCGGCCGAGCCACCGCCTCCGATCGATCTCGGCCTGCTGGCGGCGCGTCCTGCGGCCCTCGTCGAGGATCGCCGCGGCCAGATGCCTGCCGCCGTGCTCGCGGCGTTCGAACCGGATGTGAAGGTGACCATGTATGCGAACTGCGCCGATCGCCACGACCTTCCGGAAGCCGTTCAGCAAGAGATGAAGCGCCTCAAGGCCGGCTTCGCCTGTCCCGGAAACGGTCTCGGTGGGACGCCCGGCATCGTCGTGTGCGTCGATCCGCCGTGCGACGAGAATGCCTGGACCGCCTTGCGCGGGAGCGCCACCCGGGTCGTGGCAGCGTGGGAGGCGATGAGCGAGACCTGGGAGCTCACGCCCCGCTGGTTGCAGGGCTTCTACCAAGCCCTGGCGGAATCCCCGCCCATCGAACTACGGACGCTGGCGATGCGCCGGGCTCCTGAGAATCCGCTGATGGGGCTTGCGGCAGTCGCGATCTTCCGCGAGGCCGGCATCCTCGTCGAGCGCGCCCGCGAGTGGGCGCTGTTGTGCCCGCCGCCTGCCGAGATCGCGCTGCGCCATCTCAAGAGCTACCAGGATGCCATGGAAGCGCTCGCCTTCCGTGCCCGGATCTCTGCCGCCGAGCTAGGGGGATAG
- a CDS encoding PD-(D/E)XK nuclease family protein, whose product MTPTLELPRISSASLKDWDTCKRRFALRYRVGRYWPGPQARDLDPEASERILTGQVFHRMVQQHALGLDVTPVLEAEKASLSRLEQLWGMFARSTHAKPPANSWTEAPLHFQFKGVPFMVRFDRLVKEGDNWCILDWKTGKENRAILQASWQTRLYRFALVEAGHVYHDGEPIQPENIRMVYWDVNRGREEAFAYDGASYETDRRDFERLTEAVMAPFDEGAPDDPRFPRPLDPTVCARCAFDSYCNPTHARRDEAERTLPLPSFSLEDRA is encoded by the coding sequence ATGACCCCGACACTGGAGCTGCCCCGCATCAGCAGCGCGAGCCTCAAGGACTGGGATACCTGCAAGCGCCGCTTCGCCCTACGCTACCGGGTGGGCCGCTACTGGCCGGGCCCCCAGGCGCGAGACCTGGACCCAGAGGCTTCCGAGCGCATCCTCACTGGCCAGGTCTTCCACCGCATGGTCCAGCAGCACGCGCTCGGCCTAGACGTGACGCCTGTGCTCGAAGCCGAGAAGGCCTCGCTCTCGCGCCTCGAACAGCTCTGGGGCATGTTCGCACGCTCCACTCACGCCAAGCCTCCTGCAAACAGCTGGACGGAAGCTCCGCTTCACTTCCAGTTCAAGGGCGTTCCCTTCATGGTGCGCTTCGATCGCCTGGTCAAAGAAGGTGACAATTGGTGCATCCTGGACTGGAAGACCGGCAAGGAGAATCGTGCGATCCTCCAGGCGAGCTGGCAGACCCGGCTCTATCGATTCGCCCTGGTCGAGGCGGGCCATGTCTACCACGACGGCGAACCCATCCAGCCTGAAAACATCCGAATGGTCTACTGGGACGTGAACCGAGGGCGCGAGGAAGCCTTCGCCTACGACGGCGCAAGCTACGAGACGGACCGGCGCGATTTCGAGCGCCTGACCGAAGCCGTCATGGCGCCCTTCGACGAAGGGGCTCCGGACGATCCGCGCTTCCCGCGCCCCCTGGATCCGACGGTTTGCGCGCGCTGCGCCTTCGACTCGTACTGCAACCCCACCCACGCGCGTCGCGACGAGGCCGAACGGACTCTGCCCCTTCCGAGCTTCAGCCTGGAGGACCGCGCATGA
- a CDS encoding ATP-dependent helicase, whose amino-acid sequence MTQQTESLRPAQREILAYTGGKLAIAAVPGAGKTFILTRLSAKLIEEGHAKPSEILILTYMRSAASTFKRRIATLLAERNLSAYGLTASTIHAFCLSVIKRHYERYASPDETGDGLLILSEAEQELLLLPHLDVYLQDPAARKDWEKRYRTSGNNPREEDPRRRCVTAARKAISAAKNFALTPDEVEGVLGTLQPEIPYLYRAYLAELKLKRAVDYDDQVQQAIALLETNEHLRRWYQKRHRFVMEDEAQDSTPAQNRLISLLTAPEHGGSGNLVRVGDSNQAITSSFTFNDPRFFRAFCEACAAEGRRVTMDESSRSGQPIMDLANTLIAISREHPDPVVREAFDRIAVRAATAGKPNPDSRVCGVRWKAWGSKDEERHGILTEIRTYLQQKPEARVAVLCPTNPMADAYRDGARLMGIPVYEGGANQVEAGPVITVLKRALHFLAIPAKRQAEAFVSLLEATASARREPLFDLKGTRAHLMSQGVLDGLIYPTEGLAPSRPANLHEADYASAVLLARRIRTLLGARHLPPLELLPTIAHELLGDPKAEVLASKAAAIARDLQGRLPYQPTTEGDAWIDLDDPLAQVQAALDELAITVERRAIATTNQELAPAKPGEVEFLTLHKSKGAEYEAVWIPNLGYYYENKTWFPWRLDEVEIWDKDAFMAEQLLIHARSNPRPALEALEHAARQVAVAEKLRLLYVGITRAEERLTLSAYGFKPERMAPWHLKALTEGLGA is encoded by the coding sequence ATGACCCAGCAGACCGAGTCCCTGCGCCCGGCGCAGCGCGAGATTCTCGCCTACACGGGCGGCAAGCTCGCGATCGCCGCCGTTCCCGGCGCCGGCAAGACCTTCATCCTCACCCGGCTCTCCGCCAAGCTCATCGAGGAAGGCCACGCCAAGCCCTCCGAGATCCTGATCCTCACCTACATGCGCTCGGCGGCAAGCACCTTCAAGCGCCGCATCGCGACCCTGCTTGCCGAGCGCAACCTCTCGGCCTACGGCCTCACGGCGAGCACCATCCACGCCTTCTGCCTCTCGGTGATCAAGCGGCATTACGAGCGCTATGCCTCCCCGGACGAGACGGGCGACGGCCTCTTGATCCTCTCGGAAGCCGAGCAGGAGCTGCTGCTCTTGCCGCACCTGGATGTCTATCTCCAGGATCCCGCCGCCCGTAAGGACTGGGAGAAGCGCTACCGCACGTCGGGCAACAACCCCCGTGAGGAGGACCCTCGCCGCCGCTGCGTCACCGCCGCGCGCAAGGCCATCTCGGCGGCCAAGAACTTCGCCCTGACGCCCGACGAGGTCGAAGGGGTGCTCGGCACCCTCCAGCCCGAGATCCCCTACCTCTACCGAGCGTATCTGGCCGAGCTCAAGCTGAAGCGCGCCGTGGACTACGACGACCAGGTCCAGCAGGCGATCGCCCTCTTGGAGACCAACGAGCACCTTCGCCGCTGGTATCAGAAGCGCCACCGCTTCGTGATGGAGGACGAGGCCCAGGACTCGACGCCCGCCCAGAATAGGCTCATCAGCCTTCTGACCGCCCCCGAGCACGGCGGCTCGGGCAACCTCGTGCGCGTAGGCGACTCCAACCAGGCCATCACTAGCAGCTTCACTTTCAACGACCCACGCTTCTTCCGCGCCTTCTGCGAGGCCTGCGCCGCCGAGGGCCGCCGGGTGACCATGGACGAGAGCAGCCGCAGCGGCCAGCCCATCATGGACCTGGCCAACACCCTCATCGCCATCTCGCGCGAGCATCCGGACCCTGTCGTGCGCGAGGCCTTCGACCGGATCGCGGTGCGAGCGGCCACCGCGGGCAAACCTAACCCCGATTCGCGCGTCTGCGGGGTCCGCTGGAAGGCCTGGGGCTCCAAGGACGAGGAGCGCCACGGCATCCTCACCGAGATCCGCACTTACTTGCAGCAGAAGCCCGAGGCGAGAGTCGCCGTGCTGTGCCCCACCAACCCCATGGCCGATGCCTATCGGGATGGGGCGCGCCTGATGGGGATCCCCGTCTACGAAGGGGGCGCCAATCAGGTCGAGGCGGGCCCGGTCATCACCGTCCTCAAGCGTGCGCTGCACTTCCTGGCGATCCCCGCCAAGCGGCAGGCCGAGGCCTTCGTCTCCCTGCTCGAAGCCACGGCGAGCGCGCGTCGAGAGCCCCTCTTCGACCTCAAGGGGACGCGCGCCCACCTCATGAGCCAGGGCGTCCTGGACGGCCTGATCTACCCGACCGAGGGCCTGGCCCCGAGCCGCCCGGCGAATTTGCACGAGGCGGACTACGCCTCGGCCGTGTTGCTCGCCCGCAGGATCCGCACCCTCCTGGGAGCGCGGCACCTGCCGCCACTGGAATTGCTGCCGACCATCGCCCACGAATTGCTCGGCGACCCCAAGGCCGAGGTGCTCGCTTCCAAGGCCGCCGCCATCGCCCGCGACCTGCAGGGCCGGTTGCCGTACCAGCCCACGACCGAGGGCGACGCCTGGATCGACCTGGACGATCCGCTCGCCCAGGTCCAGGCCGCCCTCGACGAGCTCGCCATCACCGTCGAGCGCCGCGCCATCGCCACCACCAACCAGGAACTCGCGCCCGCCAAGCCAGGCGAGGTCGAGTTCTTGACGCTCCACAAGTCCAAGGGTGCCGAGTACGAAGCCGTCTGGATCCCGAACCTCGGCTACTACTACGAGAACAAGACCTGGTTCCCGTGGCGCCTCGACGAGGTCGAGATCTGGGACAAGGACGCCTTCATGGCCGAACAGTTGCTCATCCACGCCCGCAGCAACCCGCGCCCCGCGCTTGAAGCGCTCGAACACGCCGCCCGGCAGGTGGCCGTCGCCGAGAAGCTGCGCCTGCTCTACGTGGGCATCACCCGCGCCGAGGAGCGTCTGACGCTTTCGGCCTACGGCTTCAAGCCCGAGCGCATGGCCCCCTGGCACCTCAAGGCCTTGACGGAGGGATTGGGCGCATGA
- a CDS encoding M28 family peptidase — protein sequence MRARLLSMAVAGLVLSGCGLAAIAPRAQSPETRLTAQTHRGIEQQVSKERLAAHLSVLTGKTPMPGGTLIPERGTVDGRARTRQYLVSALEQLGYTVERHAYRTNGENLFVRLMAPTPTNEYILLGAHLDSVRNAGANDNGTGTCAVLEAAALLKQLEGRKVNILFAWFDEEELGLIGSVAMAKDFKRQGMAITSAHTIDMMGWDKDGDRAVEIERPDGGLWDYYRMVNETHGLNLPLTRTNSGSTDHVAFREAGFESVGLCEEWVGGDTTPHYHKRTDTYETIDFDYLASTTRLMVAAVGDLSRKVPAPAPSRRLPHDMFPGRDRHFHQH from the coding sequence ATGCGGGCGCGTCTTCTTTCTATGGCAGTGGCAGGCCTCGTCCTGAGCGGCTGCGGTCTCGCGGCCATCGCGCCCCGTGCCCAGAGTCCCGAGACGCGTCTTACCGCCCAGACGCACCGCGGCATCGAGCAACAGGTCAGCAAGGAGCGTCTCGCGGCGCACCTCTCGGTCCTGACGGGGAAGACTCCCATGCCCGGCGGGACGCTGATTCCCGAGCGCGGAACGGTGGATGGCCGGGCCAGGACCCGTCAGTACCTGGTGAGCGCCCTCGAGCAGCTGGGGTATACCGTCGAGCGCCACGCCTATCGCACGAACGGGGAGAACCTCTTCGTCCGTCTCATGGCGCCGACCCCCACCAATGAGTACATCCTTCTCGGTGCTCACCTGGACTCGGTGCGCAACGCGGGGGCCAACGACAACGGCACCGGGACTTGCGCCGTGCTGGAGGCCGCGGCGCTGCTGAAGCAACTGGAAGGCCGCAAGGTCAACATCCTGTTTGCCTGGTTCGACGAGGAAGAGCTGGGTCTCATCGGCAGTGTGGCGATGGCCAAGGACTTCAAGCGCCAGGGCATGGCGATCACCTCCGCTCACACCATCGACATGATGGGCTGGGACAAGGATGGCGATCGCGCGGTCGAGATCGAGCGGCCTGATGGCGGGCTCTGGGACTACTACCGGATGGTCAACGAGACGCACGGGCTCAACCTGCCGCTGACCCGGACCAACTCCGGCTCGACCGATCACGTGGCCTTCCGTGAGGCCGGCTTCGAGTCGGTGGGCCTGTGCGAGGAATGGGTGGGTGGCGACACCACGCCTCACTACCACAAGCGTACGGACACCTACGAGACCATCGACTTCGATTACCTGGCCTCCACCACGCGCCTGATGGTCGCAGCGGTTGGCGATCTTAGCCGCAAGGTCCCCGCTCCCGCCCCCAGCAGGCGCCTGCCGCATGACATGTTCCCGGGCCGCGATCGCCACTTCCACCAGCACTAA
- a CDS encoding DEAD/DEAH box helicase, protein MTQPQPPRFEDWCLRPELSAAVAQMGFTHPTPVQHEAFPVVVERHDVMVQSRTGTGKTLAFGLPLFQRLEAGERRVRIAVIVPTRELAMQVGTELAKLARTLDVKVATLVGGAPYGEQLRALREGAAVVVGTPGRVRDHLSRGTLKLEACDAVVLDEADEILDMGFKEELEEILGQFPDDHQTLLFSATLDDEIERIARTYMRTPKRITMASNGVSTTIRHAFYEVSPAAKFEALANVLHVERPELAICFCHTKAETEQIAERLGAEGFKVGVLNGDRVQAQRTQTLQAFRQRQIAILVATDVAARGIDVRGLSHVINMGVPRNSETYVHRTGRTGRAGKDGVAITLVAPLDRPKVRRLALDLKIDATPQPVPQAAEVQAKGRETFFESMVKRTDESASEQWGAFAATLVENLDPVRLVAALLEDLNAADGRLPTGYDVPVPTPMRKEKPLRDKPKRAERVERKDGVRPTRGKEEGMTRLSLNMGRQSRMMPGFLVQFVCKKSGINGKSIGAIEIRQHHTVFDVRDADAQRVIQAMNGQTDERGRKLTVSVV, encoded by the coding sequence TTGACTCAGCCCCAGCCCCCTCGCTTCGAAGACTGGTGCCTGCGCCCCGAACTCAGCGCCGCCGTCGCCCAGATGGGCTTCACCCACCCCACCCCCGTCCAGCATGAGGCCTTCCCGGTCGTCGTCGAGCGCCACGACGTGATGGTCCAGTCGCGCACCGGCACGGGTAAGACCCTGGCCTTCGGCCTGCCCCTTTTCCAGCGCCTTGAAGCGGGCGAGCGCCGGGTGCGCATCGCGGTCATCGTCCCCACCCGCGAGCTGGCCATGCAGGTTGGCACCGAGCTCGCCAAGCTGGCGCGCACCCTCGACGTGAAGGTAGCGACGCTCGTCGGCGGCGCCCCCTACGGCGAGCAGCTCCGCGCCCTGCGCGAAGGCGCCGCCGTGGTGGTCGGTACCCCCGGCCGCGTGCGTGACCACCTCTCGCGCGGTACCCTCAAGCTCGAGGCCTGCGACGCGGTCGTGCTGGACGAGGCCGACGAGATCCTGGACATGGGCTTCAAGGAAGAGCTCGAGGAGATCCTCGGCCAATTCCCAGACGATCACCAGACCCTGCTCTTCTCGGCCACCCTCGACGACGAGATTGAGCGCATCGCGCGCACCTACATGCGCACCCCCAAGCGCATCACCATGGCCTCGAACGGCGTGTCGACCACCATCCGCCACGCGTTCTACGAAGTCTCGCCCGCGGCCAAGTTCGAGGCCCTCGCCAACGTGCTGCACGTGGAGCGGCCGGAGCTCGCCATCTGCTTCTGCCACACCAAGGCCGAGACCGAGCAGATCGCCGAGCGCCTCGGGGCCGAGGGCTTCAAGGTCGGCGTCCTGAACGGCGATCGCGTCCAGGCCCAGCGCACCCAGACCCTCCAGGCCTTCCGCCAGCGCCAGATCGCGATCCTGGTCGCGACCGACGTAGCGGCCCGCGGCATCGACGTGCGCGGCCTGTCGCACGTCATCAACATGGGCGTGCCCCGCAACTCGGAAACCTACGTCCACCGCACCGGCCGCACCGGCCGCGCGGGCAAGGACGGCGTCGCCATCACCTTGGTGGCCCCGCTCGATCGTCCCAAGGTGCGTCGCCTCGCCCTTGACCTGAAGATCGACGCGACGCCCCAGCCGGTCCCCCAGGCCGCCGAGGTCCAGGCCAAGGGCCGCGAGACCTTCTTCGAGTCCATGGTGAAGCGGACCGACGAGAGCGCCTCCGAGCAGTGGGGGGCGTTCGCCGCGACCCTCGTCGAGAACCTGGATCCGGTTCGCCTGGTGGCGGCCCTTCTCGAGGACCTGAACGCGGCCGACGGGCGCCTGCCCACCGGCTACGACGTGCCGGTGCCGACGCCCATGCGCAAGGAGAAGCCCCTGCGCGACAAGCCCAAGCGGGCCGAGCGCGTCGAGCGCAAGGACGGCGTTCGCCCCACGCGCGGCAAGGAAGAAGGCATGACCCGCCTGAGCCTCAACATGGGGCGTCAGAGCCGGATGATGCCCGGATTCCTGGTCCAGTTCGTCTGCAAGAAGTCGGGGATCAACGGCAAGTCCATCGGCGCCATCGAGATCCGCCAGCACCACACCGTCTTCGACGTGCGCGACGCTGACGCCCAGCGCGTCATCCAGGCCATGAACGGCCAGACCGACGAGCGTGGCCGCAAGCTCACCGTCTCGGTCGTGTAA